TACAACTCTTGTGAATGGGGACgcctttttttaattattattattatcttggCCTTTTTTGTCTCATTGgcatgcttcttgcttcctGTCGCTAACAGATGTTGactctgtgtgtgtgttcacCTTCATGTGTGTATGCATCTGTTTATCTATATATCTTTCTTTCCTATCATTTCGTTTTTGTTCTTTTGATCTCCATCTAAATCTTTGCTCACCTTCtagttttcttattattttaactgTTGCATCCTATTCTAGATCTCACAAGTCCTATTCTACTGAAATTGTCAATGCAAAAATTTATTAGGTATCAAGGGTTATGAACTAAATATGGATGATGCATCAGAAAAAATATACAATGGAAATACTTGTCTCTAAAATATTTAGGTAACACTACCTACGCTCCTTGGTGTGGACATTACAGTTGTTTCCCATGTACCCAAAAAAACAAAGGGTAACAGGGGATATGTACTAAGATGGTTGATGCATCATAAAATATACAATGGAAATACTTCTCTCCTTGAGTTCTTAAATAAGCCCAAATGGAAAAAGCATATTAGAAATCACTTAagtttttttccaaaatttattaGGTAACAAGCGCTATGAACTAAGATCGTTGacatatcattaaataaataatgggAATATTTGAATCTGCTTGTGTGCTGAAATATGTGTGAATGGAAAGCATATTAGAAATAACTGTAGTTATTAATTCATATGATTTTGCTGACCTTGCTAGCAGTAGCAACTGAAGCTTTGCAGCTTATGGAATTTTTGTTGCCTCAAttatggtggggatttaaagataGGCCAACAAGTGCTGTCTGCATTGTCTTATAATTGCCATCGCAGGTCTTTGTTATGTATTGGCATTATTTGCATATAATATGTACACTGTAGATAATGATAGGGATGGGACCAAAATCAGACATTTGCATTAGATCAAGTTGGAACTGTCATCTTTCTATATCTTGATGTatgttttaactttttaattttttattggagATATTTGTTTTCCCAAACTTCTCTTTATCCCTCAAAGCATGACTGAAAAGAGTTGGGGTACATGTTGCCTATTATTTTCGGGACAAAGAAATTCACCTTGCATCAGATGGCTTTCTGTAAGCTGAGACTTCTAACTCATGGTCTTTTGATGTGTAGACTTCCCTTTAATCCTTTCAGATTTCCGTTGGCCCTGAAGCTGGGTTCAAGCacctccttttttcttttatgtatatttaacGCTCACCCATTTTGATGATGTGGTCCTAGGTAATTTATTTCTTCCAGGTGTGAGCTGTATTTCTGAATTAGCCACCTTGTTATTTTACTGCAGGATGATCGAAATAATGCAGCATCTGTTTCTAGACACCCATCTCGTCCTGCTAGCCATAACGCATTTGATGAGAGTGTTGAGACTTCTGAATCCCACTTTGCTCATCCGCACCAAGACCTGGTGGCATTGGACCCTTTACATTCTGGTGCAAACATCCAAAGCAAGGTTTCAGTTCAGAACATTGGTTCGTCTGCGTCTCACACTTATGCTTCTGCTCTGGGTGCCTCCTTGTCAAGAAGCACCACTCCTGACCCTCAATTGATGGGCAGGGCTCCTACGCCTCGCATTGCTCTTGGGGGAGGTAGGGCCAGCTCTATGGATAAAAGAAGTTTTAATGGCTCAAACTCATTCAATGGTGCCTTGGCTGGTATTAATGAGACTTCAGATCTCGTAACTGCTTTATCTGGTATGACTCTATCAACTAGTGGGCCAGTAGATGAAGAGAACCATTCCCGGTCTCTAATTCAACAAGAGATTGATGGTCATGCAAAACTTTTCCATCTGCAAAGTGATCAGGACCATATTAAACAACATGCTTATCGGAATAAGTCTGAATCGGGAAATTTTCATTTGCATTCTGCTCCACAATCAGCCAAAGCGTCCTATGCCAATCTGGGTAGAAATAGTGCGATAGGGATAGATCTAAACAACTCATCCTTGATGGCTGATGGACAAACGGAACTACACAAACCTGTATACACTGCTAAATCATACTTAAATGGACCTTCGACACCAATTCTGAATGGCAGAGGAAGTTCACCATCCAACTATAACAATTTGGATAGTCCAAATTCCCCGTTTTCAAGCTATGGGTTAAGTGGGTATGCTGTAAATCCTGCATCACCACCTATGATGGGAAACCCAACTTCCAACTTGCCCCCTTTGTTTGAAAATGTTGCTGCTGCATCAGCAAGGGGTGTATCTGGCATAGATTCAAGGGCGTTAGGTGGGGGTGTGGCCTTAGGGCCTAATTTGATGGCTGCAGCAGCAGAGTTGCAGAATCTTAGCAGAGTTGGGAATCACAGTACAGGGAATCCTCTGCAGATGCCACTCATGGATCCCCTATATCTTCAGTACCTGAGAACAACTGATTATGCTGGTGCACAGGTTGCAGCCCTCAATGACCCAATAATCGATAGAGAAGGCACTGGAAATTCATACATGGATCTGAATGAACTTCAAAAAGCTTACCTGGGTGCATTGCTTTCGCCTCAGAAATCACAGTATGGTCTTCAATATCTTGGCAAATCTAgtagcttaaattacaattactATGGAAGCCCAACATTTGGTCCTGGCATGTCCTATGCCGGAAGCCCATTGGCAGGCTCCCTTTTTTCAAACTTCAGTATTGGATCTGGGAGTCCAGTCAGGCATGGTGAGAGAAACTTGCGTTTTTCTTCTGGGCTGAGAAACTTGGCTGGCGGTGTCATGGGTTCTTGGCATCCAGATGCTGTTGGTAACTTGGATGAGCAATTTGCTTCCTCATTATTAGATGAGTTTAAGAGCAATAAAACAAAGTGTTTTGAGCTTTCAGAAATTGCCGGTCATGTTTTTGAGTTCAGGTATGTATTACTGGTTATATTCATGCACTCGCCTTTTGTCCAAGTAGCCCTGGgcttttatttacttattcaaAAACCCTGAATTAGCAGTGCCGATCAGTATGGTAGTCGATTTATTCAGCAGAAACTTGAAACCGCCTCAACAGAGGAAAAAAACATGGTCTTTCATGAAATTATGCCCCATGCTCTGGTACTGATGACTGATGTGTTTGGTAACTATGTGATTCAGAAGGTACACTTGTTTCTACATTAGTTTGTATTTGACTGGGTCACTGAGCTTCTACTTATTTAGTTATGTTGTAATGGGATAGAAtcattattgaaaattttatgttgCTGATGTTTGCTGCTTTTGTGTACCCCAGTTTTTTGAACATGGAACTGCATCTCAGATTAGAGAGTTGGCTGACCAACTCACTGGTCATGTTCTGAACCTCAGTCTTCAAATGTATGGTTGCCGAGTAATCCAGAAGGTAATATTTACTCCTTGGCCACAACTTTTCATTGGATCAAgtctatttatattattatctgGCTAATAGTTTGTGATCTTTGAGGATCCCACAGCTCCTTGCATGCTACTACAAACACATGGCTTTGGCTTAAGAACATCATCTAACATCTTATAAGTTGGTTGAGGATCTAGATAGAGGACAGCTGCTTTTGTGCCATCTTCCATTTACTGAAGTATAGGTATCAGCGGAGCTTGTTCTAGAGTACTGGCAAAAAGGCAGCAGTTACGAATGTGTGAATTGGTGTACAGGAGTCTATTCTCTAATAAGCTGAAATTTAAGTATTGATTAAGGCTAAATATTccttttttggatttttcagcATCCTAAAAGTTTAATGTATTTTCCAGCAGTTACTAATGTATGAATTGGTGTACAGAGTCTTTTCTCTAATAAACAGAATTTTAAGTATGGATTAAGGCTAAAATTCCTTTTTGGATTTTTCAGCACGCTAAAAGTTTAGTATATTTTTGCTTATCAACACAATCCTAATAGTTGCCTTGGTTTATCAGGTCTTTCTCAATTAGATTTTGtcctataatatttttaattaatttattttttacattgtCAATAACACCATTTTGTTATGCTCATATAATACAATCAATCTTtccatttgaaattaaatagGAATCAGTTTGAGATTTATCATAGATGCTCAATCTAGAAGAAGGTCCATGGTCCTTGGTAGTTGTTGTTTGAATAAACATTAGAAGTATGAAGTATCTTATAATTGAGGACCTGAATTCTGGAATTtacttttatcatttatatccaAGAGTATCATAGACCAAAGTGAACTGTGACATACTTTAATCCTGATATTATTGCTGAAGTTACTGACatgtttttgataaaatatcaaGGCTATAGAAGTTGTTGAACTGGATCAGCAGACCAAAATGGTTGCAGAGCTTGATGGTCATATCATGCGTTGTGTACGTGATCAGAATGGCAACCATGTTGTCCAGAAGTGCATTGAGTGCATACCTCAAGAAGCTATTCAATTCATTATCTCAGTATTCTATGATCAAGTAGTGGCTTTATCAACCCATCCATATGGTTGTCGTGTCATACAGGTTAAGAAACTGCTGTTTTTACCTTATTagtaatttctatattttcacaCTTGCCAGAGTGTGAAATGGACGTACTGAGTAGGATTATAATTCAGTATCCTTTCATGTTACAGAGAGTCCTGGAGAATTGCATAGATCCAGAAACACAACGAATAGTAATGGATGAGATTTTGCAGTCTGTTTGCATGTTGGCGCAAGATCAATACGGGAACTATGTTGTTCAGGTTTGCTGTATTTCCATGAAATCTTTGCCAAGTATCCTCGTTTCTGCCCATTAAGGGGTTTCCCTATATGATGGATTGtggattgttgacttgccttTTCACATTATCAGTGTACTGGTTAGTGGTTTGTAGAGACCATTATAATTGAATGTGAATTTGTTGGTCTGGTGGAATTTAGTCATTCTTTAGCCTCTTCAGTATGTTAGTCAGGAACTTTCAGTTGACATAGCTGCAGCTTGTCATTCCTTTCCATGTCAGAATATGATCAGCACACTTCTTTTTAGTTATTGTCTTGGTCAACCTGTATCATCCTATTGGATGTTCAATTGAGGAAAAGGTATGTTCAAGTTGTCTGTTACTGATTGAGAATGGGAGAGAAATCACTTGTATTGACAAAGCTTCCCATGGATTTTCCTTTTGTCACTAAACATTCTTTCATGGGCATCCtactgaaaattaattttccttttaggcTATCTTTGTTTGGATATATTTTACATTGCAAAAATGttttacacaattttttttttatcttattttctggTGTTTGTTTGCATTGTTAgatatttttcaagaattagttatatgtatatataaacatttacatatatatatgcatgaatcacgaatgtatatgtatgtgtgtatgtatatatatgtgtatgcgTGCACACacttatatgtgtgtgtatgcatatatgcgtgtgcatgtgcatgtgtgtgtgaatatgagtgtgcatgtatgtatatatgtatttatttatagatatacacatacatatatgtaagaatgttttgacaaaaaaaaaaaagagtattaattttggtgtaaataataaaaatgacttaaaatttttgaattgtcaagttattttacatcatttggtgtaaaattttttcattataaaaatattttccattatttttatCAACCAAACATCAAAAACTAGGAAAGTGTTTTTTAGGAAAACATTTTACACCCAAACAAACTGAGCCTTAGTCTAGTTGTTAGCTACTGATTCAAGtcactttcatatttttcattagCATCATAATATATATCACGTTGGTctgacattctttttctctgCAAGAACCGATACCTGAAATACCAGCCAACTGAATGTGTAAATACTTCATGAGCTTCAGTTTGCATCATGTTTGTGTTATGCATCTAAAGAAAAACTTATCTTTAAATGTGAAGGCTTGTTAGATTTTGTTGTCAGTTTTCATGTGTTACTTTTTAGTCtatgtttcaaatttttgtattcagTTGTTTCTAgttggaaaaatgaaaattagatttgttgtttgattttgttgtaaAAAGTGCAAAGTATTCTTTGATAAatctatttatgatttttttcttcatatagtGATACAACTTTTGTAAgtttatgtaaatataattttgtttttcatatatattagtTTTCTTAACTAATATTTGCAATTACTTGTgaaaatacatattttgaaaagttatagAAAAAATCAAGTTAGAAATGGAAACTGAAATGAACACCATTTGGTGTTCCTAtgttttgctctttttttttttctgtaaatgagTTCATTTTTTTGGAAGCAAAACACCCAACCAAATggctttttttgtttttgttttttttcaaaattttgaaaatgaacacaaaaaaCTAGAAACAACAATGACATCATACGGGCCTTAAATGATTGGAtctcttattttgttttagaCTCTACTTCTTGATGCTGTATCTCCATTTATCCTTTAATATGTGTtcaaacacccccccccccccccccccgggcgcGGGCGGCGAGGCTCTACTTCCTCTTGAGTCTTGACCCTGTCTGTCCATTTAACTCTATACCTGCCCTCTCTGAACTTGAAAACTACAATAATATTTCTTAAGAGAATATTCTTTACGGCCATCCATTCCAgaatatttgttgtattttatctatCCTTCTGATTGATTGCTCTCAATTCTCAGCATGTACTGGAACATGGGAAGCCACATGAACGTACTGCTATAATTAATAAGCTTATTGGTCAGATAGTTCAGATGAGCCAGCAGAAGTTTGCCTCCAATGTTATTGAGAAGTGCTTGACTTTCGGAACTCCTGAAGAACGCCAGACCCTAGTGAATGAGATGCTTGGCTCCCCTGATCAAAATGAGCCCCTTCAGGTTATCCTAGAATGTCTTCAAACTTCTGGATATACTTTCTCTTGTTTGTTGCCATATAGCACTTCTTATCCTGCCTTCTTTCCTTTTGAGCTGCATTAGGTGACTGGAGACTGATTCTTCTCCTCAATCAACTTTGCATGTCGGAAACCATTTTTGGACTTGCTTTGTGAATTATAGATAGATTAGTTTAAACCTCCATTTTAATTTACTTTGttagttatttaaattttttgggatagtaaaaaagataaaaaaagctTTGTGTTGTCTCATTTGATAATTCATTAAAGATCTAATGCTCAGCTCGATTGGTAGTTTCTGTGCAACAGTAGTGTGGGAGATGTCATATTCTTTATTCTTCCACCGACTCGAACTCTGAAATCCATTTGGTGTTCCTTCTGGTGCATAGTCAGTAAACTAAGGATATTAGAGTTACAATCTGCTAAAGGAATtaccaaataacaaaaaagaaaataataattgaaataaatagataaataaaatataaaaaaagtccCTAAGCTTACTTCTAATCACTAGGAGGCTATTTAGTCGTGAAAAATGATTTCTAGTTTCCTATCTCCAATTTTCTGTAGAATCtccagtttttattttctatagaaaatttggaaaacaggTTCAAATGTTAAAAGTACAGAAACTAACTTccaatatagaaaattataacataTGTTCAAAAGAAGAGAgatgttttgatttcttttgtaTAACTTGTGTTgcagaaggagatgaagatgatttgtaaaaatttttggaaaactgCATTTTTTCCAAATCCCCATATTAACAAGGAAAACTTAGAAAATTCATTTTAGTAGTTTTCCAAGTTTAGTTCAACTTTGGAAAACTGTGTTTTCCAgatctccatttttcatttggaattttttttatttgaacaagttttctagTTTTCCGTTTTATATGGAGTAAGTTTCTGAAAAACTGGGATTggtttccacaactaaacagcccctaGCAGTTCTTTAATTTGTAAGAAAGGAGTGAGAGACTCTTTTTAATCTTTACTAAAATGAATGGAGTTTGAGGAGGATTTCTATGTTTTATTAGAATAGAATCAAGTGAGACCATAGGCTCAATCAGCCGTAATTTGTACCACGAAGTATTAACAAAAgaacattttcttatttaagcTTAATCTGTTCAAAAGCACGAAAAGTATATCCAACTTAATCAGGATAAttgcttattttttatttggattacTAATGACCTTAAAGAGTATATGGCaatggatagagatggttggagtTATAGGATTCCTGTAGCTGACCCTTCCTAGTTatattaaggcttgtgattgttgttgttacaCTTCTTCATCACTATTTCACTTGGCGGC
This genomic stretch from Diospyros lotus cultivar Yz01 chromosome 1, ASM1463336v1, whole genome shotgun sequence harbors:
- the LOC127801011 gene encoding pumilio homolog 2-like; translation: MITDNYREMQSMLQSNDYGEELGLLLREQRRQEVSDRDRELNMYRSGSAPPTIEGSLSAVGDLFGQGGANFGGLSEEELRSDPAYISYYYSNVNLNPRLPPPPLSKEDWRLAQRLPGLGGIGDKRKVSNDGGSNSNSSLFSKQPGFNEKKEDNGIESRKLQGTAEWGGDGLIGLPGLGLGSRQKSIAEIIQDDRNNAASVSRHPSRPASHNAFDESVETSESHFAHPHQDLVALDPLHSGANIQSKVSVQNIGSSASHTYASALGASLSRSTTPDPQLMGRAPTPRIALGGGRASSMDKRSFNGSNSFNGALAGINETSDLVTALSGMTLSTSGPVDEENHSRSLIQQEIDGHAKLFHLQSDQDHIKQHAYRNKSESGNFHLHSAPQSAKASYANLGRNSAIGIDLNNSSLMADGQTELHKPVYTAKSYLNGPSTPILNGRGSSPSNYNNLDSPNSPFSSYGLSGYAVNPASPPMMGNPTSNLPPLFENVAAASARGVSGIDSRALGGGVALGPNLMAAAAELQNLSRVGNHSTGNPLQMPLMDPLYLQYLRTTDYAGAQVAALNDPIIDREGTGNSYMDLNELQKAYLGALLSPQKSQYGLQYLGKSSSLNYNYYGSPTFGPGMSYAGSPLAGSLFSNFSIGSGSPVRHGERNLRFSSGLRNLAGGVMGSWHPDAVGNLDEQFASSLLDEFKSNKTKCFELSEIAGHVFEFSADQYGSRFIQQKLETASTEEKNMVFHEIMPHALVLMTDVFGNYVIQKFFEHGTASQIRELADQLTGHVLNLSLQMYGCRVIQKAIEVVELDQQTKMVAELDGHIMRCVRDQNGNHVVQKCIECIPQEAIQFIISVFYDQVVALSTHPYGCRVIQRVLENCIDPETQRIVMDEILQSVCMLAQDQYGNYVVQHVLEHGKPHERTAIINKLIGQIVQMSQQKFASNVIEKCLTFGTPEERQTLVNEMLGSPDQNEPLQVMMKDQFANYVVQKVLETCDDQQLELILNRIKVHLNALKKYTYGKHIVARVEKLVAAGERRIGVLSSYSAQMA